The Papaver somniferum cultivar HN1 chromosome 3, ASM357369v1, whole genome shotgun sequence genome includes a region encoding these proteins:
- the LOC113357570 gene encoding E3 ubiquitin-protein ligase UPL2-like isoform X2, whose translation MASLRSSLPARLRQLLSGDGGAVGPSLKLESEPPPSIKTFIDNVIKTPLHDIAIPLTGFRWEYNKGNFHHWRPLFLHFETFFKTYISHRRDLLLSDNILDNDDAFPKHAILQILRVMQTILENCPNKSSFAGVEHFKLLLASTDPEILIATLETLCTLVKINPSKLHVSGKLIGLGSINSYLLSLAQGWGSKEEGLGLYTCITSNERIEEELSSSLSDVDKEGAKSQYRLGSTLYFEFHGVNAQSTEGSGAMTKSSDLRVIHISDLHTQQEDDLLLLKQCVEQYNVPQEHRFSLLSRIRYARSFCSPSACRLYSRICLLAFIVLVQSNDAHDEIVSFFANEPEYTNELIKIVRSEETIPGTIKTLAMLVLAAQLAAYSSSHDRARILSGSSIIAAGGNRMVLLNVLQKAVSSMKSSNDPSTLSLVEALLQFYMLHVISSSSSGSAIRGSGMVPTLLPVLQDVESAHMHLVCLAVKALQKLMDYSNAAVSLFKDLGGVELLAQRLHIEVNRVIGLSGPNDNSMIVEDIPNFDDDHLYAQKRLIKALLKALGSATYAPANSSRSHNSHDNSLPISLSTIFRNVERFGGDIYFSAVTVMSELIHKDPTCFSALHELGLPAAFLSSVAAGILPSSKAITCVPSGLGAICLNAKGLEAVNDTTALRFLVDIFTSRKYVLAMNEGVVPLANAVEELLRHVSSLRGTGVDLIIEIIDKLGAFGDDGCSGTSEKGESSNAMETDSEDKKNEGPGSLVSTANSTSDGISDERFVQLCIFHVMVLVHRTMENSETCRLFVEKKGIDALMRLLLRPSIAQSSEGMSIALHSTVVFKGFTQHHSAPLAHAFCVSLRENLKKALGGFDSASGSFLLAPKSTPDKAIFSCLFIVEFLLFLAASRDNRWVAALLMEFGNGSKDVLEDIGRVHREVLWQIALLEDTPVDIEDNSSGSTTDAQKLETNADQSDEQRVNSFRQQLDPLLRRRSSGWSVESQFFDLINMYRDLGRASGGPQRLGMDGSSNPLLRSGHQFNVAGSSEVNGSSKVEGDKQRSYYSLCCDMMRSLSYHISHLFSELGKVMLLPSRRREDSLNVSPASKSVASTFASIVLGHLNFGGHVDPSKSEASISTKCRFLGKVIDFADGILLGRSDSCNAILVNCFYGHGVVQAVLTTFEATSQLLFAVNRAPASPMETDDLKSNQGDKEETDHSWIYGPLASYGTLMDHLVTSNLIISSFTKHLLGQPLTNGNISFPRDAEAFVKVLQSMVLKAVLPIWTHPQFSDCSYEFITTIVSIMRHIYSGVEVKNVTSSSGTRAAGPPPNEAAISTIEEMGFSRLRAEEALRQVGTNSVEMAMEWLFSHPEEVQEDDELARALAMSLGSGKSAMEDDEKEVIPDQEEEALQLPPVDELLLTCTRLLQVKESLAFPIRDLLVMICSQNDGEYRAKVITFIIDHVKLCSSVSESGTSNVLSALFHVLALVLHEDAVARKVALENGLVTIASDLLSQWDPSSQGGEKLHVPKWVTSSFLAIDRLLQVDPKLGSELPEQLKKDVPDTNQSSLVIGEDKPNKLQSTLGLGQPGIGVHEQKRLVEIACRCIKLQLPSETMHVILQLCATLTRTHAVAVSFLDEGGLPSLLSLPTCSLFSGFDNIAATIVRHILEDPQTLQQAMETEIRHSLVAATNRHSNGRLTPRNFLLNLASVISRDPVVFMQASQSTCQIEMVGDRPYVVLLKDREKDKSKEKEKRQSADGKPVSCDINTQTPGSGSAKGLDSSIKSAKVHRKSPQSFTSVIELLLDSVITYVPSPQNDSSGDGLSGAPTLSEMDIDDTADKGKGKAIETVPENNETSGQEASASLAKTVFVLKLLTEILLTYSSSVPILLRRDAEISNCRGPPLMGPPEICCGGIFHHILHKFLPYAGSHKKEKKVDGDWRQKLATRAGQFLVASCIRSTEGRKRVFTDVDNVFIEFVESSIGFRPPDCYIQAYTDLLNDILAARSPMGSYISAEASATYIEVGLVKSMTKALRVLDLDHADSSKVVTGMVKALELVTKEHVHASDSTKGENSEKPADENQIERTEAGVDRFQPSETADHNEIVSDHVGPFNAVQTSVSSEFVTDDMENDGDLDGGFGPGAEDDFMHESEETGILENGMETVGIRFDIQRNGQNDLADEEEDDDDDDEMSEDDEGDEVDEDDDEDDDDDEEHHDLDEDEVHHMSHPDTDQEDQEIDEDEFDEDVMEEEDEDEDEEDDEDGVILRLEEGINGINVFDHIEVFGRENNFPNDALHVMPVEVFGSRRQGRTTSIYNLLGRSVDNGAPSQHPLLTEPSSSLHPSPFRQSGDIILSDRNLENASSRLDTIFRSLRSGGRHGHRFNMWVEDSQQRGGSSAPVIPQGLEELLVSQLRRPTPEKPSENTNGMDIQAEGEGAQLEQPETGVTVGPPVESNGETSIPASGSELVEAENSNVAPEANEFLQGADASSAHAQAVDMQYERNETVVRDVEAVSQESGESGATLGESLRSLEVEIGSADGHDDGGERQGSTDRLPLGDLQPARPRRANPLTNPMPPSSRDASLHSVSEVSENPDQGADQSVLASDQQIDRAVDSSSIDPAFLDALPEELRAEVLSAQQGQVAQPSNAQPENANDIDPEFLAALPPDIRAEVLAQQQAQRLHQSQELEGQPVEMDTVSIIATFPAELREEVLLTSSDAVLANLTPALVAEATMLRERVAHRYHSRTLFGMYPRNRRGESSRRGDALGSSVDRAGGNLASRRSVGGKLIEAEGAPLVDTEALKALIRLLRIVQPIYKGQLQKLLLNLCAHHETRAGLVQILMDMLMLDTRKPVHQLSDGSEPSYRLYSCQSYVMYSRPQFLDGVPPLVSRRILETLTYLARNHPNVAKLLLQLELPRSPARELHGSDQGRGKAVMVMEDDDKQHQEGDASIVLLLSLLNLPLYLRSIAHLEQLLNLLEVVIDNAESSSNTSNTTEVSPTEQPSGPEIAASDVGLNSDVGASSNDAMPTKSETSKPSTSSHANKECDVHSVLLGLPQAELRLLCSLLAREGLSDNAYALVSEVLKKLVAIAPTYCHLFIRELATSVENLSRSAIGELQVFGEAEKALLSSTSNDGTAILRVLQALSSLVACLQEKEKDPEGKDQTDTQTQVRGINSVLDPLWLELSTCISKIESYSDAVPDLFPASRSLSPTTASAVSPLPAGTQNVLPYIESFFVTCEKLDPLQAGASNDLSAAGTSETEEATTSSGQQRTTSASNAKGDEKNAVFVKFSEKHRKLLNAFIRQNPGLLEKSFSLMLKVPRFIDFDNKRSHFRSKIKHQHDHHHSPLRISVRRAYILEDSYNQLRMRSTQDLKGRLTVHFQGEEGIDAGGLTREWYQLLSRVIFDKGALLFTTVGNESTFQPNPNSVYQTEHLSYFKFVGRVVGKALFDGQLLDVHFTRSFYKHILGVKVTYHDIEAIDPDYFKNLKWMLENDISDVLDLTFSMDADEEKLILYERAEVTDYELIPGGRNIRVTEENKHEYVDLVAEHRLTTAIRPQINAFLEGFNELISRELISIFNDKELELLISGLPDIDLDDMRANTEYAGYSSASPIIQWFWEVAQGFSKEDKARLLQFVTGTSKVPLEGFSALQGISGSQRFQIHKAYGSADHLPSAHTCFNQLDLPEYPSKQHLEERLLLAIHEANEGFGFG comes from the exons ATGGCTTCCTTGAGATCGAGTTTGCCAGCTAGGTTGCGGCAGCTCTTATCTGGTGATGGAGGAGCTGTTGGCCCTTCTCTAAAGCTTGAGTCTGAGCCT CCTCCTTCAATTAAGACTTTTATTGATAATGTGATCAAGACTCCATTACATGATATAGCCATACCTCTTACAGGCTTCAGATGGGAGTACAATAAG GGAAATTTTCACCATTGGAGGCCGCTTTTTTTGCATTTTGAGACCTTTTTCAAGACATATATCTCTCATAGGAGAGATCTTCTATTATCTGATAACATTTTGGACAATGATGACGCTTTCCCCAAGCATGCCATCCTGCAGATTTTAAGGGTGATGCAAACAATTCTAGAGAATTGCCCTAACAAGAGTTCATTTGCCGGAGTAGAG CATTTCAAGCTCTTACTTGCATCGACAGACCCTGAGATTCTTATTGCTACTTTGGAGACTCTCTGTActttggtgaagataaacccgtCGAAGCTACATGTGAGTGGTAAGTTGATAGGGTTGGGCTCGATTAATAGTTATCTTCTCAGTCTGGCACAAGGATGGGGAAGCAAAGAAGAAGGACTGGGTCTATATACATGTATTACATCAAATGAGAGAATAGAAGAGGAACTTTCTTCCTCTCTGTCTGATGTGGATAAGGAAGGTGCCAAATCTCAGTATAGGTTAGGTTCAACCCTTTATTTTGAATTCCACGGGGTTAATGCTCAGAGCACTGAGGGAAGCGGTGCCATGACAAAGTCTTCTGACTTGCGTGTCATACACATTTCTGATCTGCATACACAACAGGAAGATGATTTATTATTGCTGAAGCAGTGTGTCGAGCAATACAATGTACCTCAAGAGCACAGGTTCTCATTGCTGTCCAGAATTAGATATGCTCGGTCATTCTGTTCTCCTAGCGCCTGCAGACTTTATAGCAGGATCTGCCTTCTTGCATTTATTGTGCTTGTGCAATCTAATGATGCTCATGATGAGATTGTATCTTTCTTTGCGAATGAGCCGGAGTACACAAACGAGTTGATCAAGATTGTTCGATCAGAGGAAACTATCCCTGGAACCATAAAGACCCTTGCTATGCTTGTGTTAGCTGCACAGTTGGCTGCATATTCGTCCTCTCATGATCGGGCCCGCATATTGAGTGGATCAAGCATCATCGCTGCTGGGGGGAACCGCATGGTTCTTCTGAATGTGCTTCAGAAAGCCGTTTCGTCAATGAAGAGTTCTAATGATCCGTCAACTCTTTCTTTGGTTGAAGCACTTCTACAATTTTACATGCTCCATGTTATATCCTCTTCAAGTTCAGGGAGCGCCATTAGAGGTTCAGGAATGGTTCCAACACTCTTGCCTGTACTTCAAGATGTTGAGTCTGCACATATGCATCTGGTCTGTCTTGCTGTAAAAGCTCTGCAGAAACTCATGGATTATAGTAATGCTGCTGTTTCTCTGTTCAAAGATTTGGGTGGAGTAGAACTCTTGGCTCAGAGGTTACATATTGAAGTAAATAGAGTTATTGGTTTGTCTGGTCCAAATGATAACTCAATGATCGTGGAAGACATACCAAATTTTGACGATGATCATTTGTATGCACAGAAGCGCCTCATCAAGGCTTTACTAAAGGCACTCGGTTCTGCCACTTATGCCCCTGCAAACTCTTCAAGGTCACATAACTCTCATGATAACTCATTGCCAATCTCTTTGTCAACCATTTTTCGTAATGTTGAGCGATTTGGGGGGGACATTTATTTCTCAGCAGTGACTGTTATGAGTGAACTTATCCACAAGGACCCGACCTGTTTCTCTGCATTGCATGAATTGGGTCTTCCTGCAGCCTTTCTGTCTTCAGTGGCGGCTGGAATACTTCCATCCTCAAAAGCTATAACATGTGTTCCTAGTGGGTTAGGTGCGATCTGTCTTAATGCTAAAGGCTTAGAGGCAGTTAATGACACCACGGCTTTGCGATTCCTTGTAGACATCTTTACTTCCAGGAAATATGTGTTAGCTATGAACGAGGGTGTTGTCCCTTTGGCAAATGCAGTGGAAGAGCTTTTGCGGCATGTGTCTTCATTGAGAGGCACTGGTGTTGACCTAATAATCGAAATTATTGATAAACTTGGTGCCTTCGGGGATGATGGGTGTTCTGGGACATCTGAAAAAGGGGAAAGCAGTAATGCAATGGAAACAGACTCTGAAGACAAAAAAAATGAAGGTCCGGGAAGCTTAGTTAGCACAGCCAATTCAACTTCTGATGGCATCAGTGATGAGCGATTTGTTCAGCTGTGCATCTTTCATGTGATGGTACTTGTTCACAGAACGATGGAAAACTCAGAAACTTGTAGATTATTTGTTGAGAAGAAGGGGATTGATGCTTTGATGAGGCTTTTGTTGCGACCTAGCATTGCTCAATCATCTGAAGGGATGTCTATTGCTTTGCACAGCACTGTGGTTTTTAAGGGTTTTACCCAGCATCACTCTGCTCCGTTGGCACATGCCTTCTGTGTCTCTCTTAGGGAAAATTTGAAGAAAGCTCTAGGAGGGTTTGATTCGGCTTCTGGTTCATTTTTGCTGGCTCCAAAGTCCACACCTGATAAAGCGATTTTTTCTTGCCTTTTTATTGTGGAGTTCCTTCTCTTTCTTGCTGCATCTAGAGATAACCGTTGGGTAGCTGCTTTACTGATGGAGTTTGGTAATGGTAGCAAGGATGTTCTGGAAGATATAGGGCGTGTCCATCGAGAGGTTTTATGGCAGATTGCTCTCCTTGAAGATACACCAGTTGACATTGAGGATAACAGTTCTGGTTCCACAACCGATGCACAGAAATTAGAAACAAATGCAGATCAAAGCGACGAACAGAGAGTCAACTCTTTTAGGCAGCAACTTGATCCGTTACTCAGGCGAAGATCATCTGGATGGAGTGTTGAATCTCAATTTTTTGACCTTATAAACATGTATCGAGATCTTGGTCGTGCAAGTGGTGGTCCGCAGAGGCTGGGTATGGATGGTTCTTCTAATCCACTTCTTAGATCTGGCCATCAGTTTAATGTAGCTGGCTCTTCTGAAGTTAATGGGTCTAGTAAAGTGGAAGGTGATAAGCAGAGATCATACTATTCATTGTGCTGTGACATGATGAGATCACTTTCTTATCATATCAGCCATCTGTTCTCAGAGTTGGGAAAAGTTATGTTGCTTCCTTCACGTCGCCGGGAAGATTCTCTTAATGTGTCCCCTGCTTCAAAGTCCGTTGCTTCCACTTTTGCCTCCATTGTCTTGGGACACTTGAATTTTGGTGGGCATGTTGATCCCTCTAAATCAGAGGCTTCCATATCAACTAAGTGTAGGTTCCTTGGCAAGGTTATTGATTTTGCAGATGGCATTCTGCTTGGCAGATCAGACTCCTGCAATGCTATTTTAGTGAACTGCTTCTATGGCCATGGGGTTGTTCAGGCAGTATTGACCACTTTTGAAGCTACAAGTCAATTACTTTTTGCAGTCAACAGAGCCCCAGCCTCCCCCATGGAGACAGATGACCTGAAATCTAATCAGGGTGACAAGGAAGAAACAGATCATTCTTGGATATATGGTCCGTTGGCCAGTTATGGCACACTAATGGATCACCTAGTCACTTCAAACCTGATCATTTCTTCTTTCACAAAGCATTTGCTTGGACAGCCTCTTACAAATGGAAACATTTCTTTTCCAAGAGATGCAGAAGCATTTGTAAAGGTTCTCCAATCCATGGTTCTGAAGGCAGTGCTTCCTATATGGACTCATCCTCAATTTAGTGACTGCAGTTACGAGTTCATTACGACCATTGTTTCCATCATGAGGCATATATATTCTGGAGTGGAAGTTAAAAATGTTACTAGCAGCAGTGGAACTCGTGCAGctggtcctcctccaaatgaAGCTGCTATATCAACAATTGAAGAGATGGGCTTTTCCAGGTTGAGGGCTGAAGAAGCTCTGAGGCAAGTGGGAACAAATAGTGTTGAGATGGCAATGGAGTGGTTGTTTTCACATCCAGAGGAGGTccaagaagatgatgaacttgCTCGAGCTCTTGCTATGTCTCTTGGGTCTGGGAAGTCGGCCATGGAAGATGATGAAAAAGAGGTCATCCCAGATCAGGAGGAAGAAGCACTCCAGCTTCCACCCGTTGATGAACTGTTATTAACGTGTACAAGGCTTTTGCAG GTGAAAGAATCTCTAGCTTTTCCTATCAGAGACCTGCTTGTAATGATATGCTCCCAAAATGATGGTGAATACAGGGCTAAAGTTATTACCTTCATAATTGACCATGTAAAGCTATGCAGTTCTGTTTCTGAAAGTGGAACCAGCAATGTGCTATCTGCACTTTTCCATGTTCTAGCCCTTGTTCTTCATGAGGATGCAGTGGCACGAAAAGTTGCCTTGGAAAATGGGCTGGTAACTATTGCTTCTGATTTGCTTTCTCAGTGGGACCCAAGTTCACAAGGAGGGGAGAAATTGCATGTACCGAAGTGGGTCACATCATCTTTTCTTGCAATTGATCGGCTGTTGCAAGTAGATCCGAAACTGGGTTCTGAGCTTCCAGAGCAGTTGAAAAAAGATGTTCCAGATACCAATCAATCATCACTTGTTATTGGTGAGGACAAGCCTAACAAATTGCAATCTACGTTGGGATTAGGTCAACCTGGCATTGGGGTTCACGAGCAGAAAAGACTTGTTGAGATTGCTTGTAGATGTATTAAGCTGCAACTTCCTTCTGAAACCATGCATGTGATTCTTCAGCTATGTGCTACACTTACCAGAACTCATGCTGTTGCTGTGAGCTTTCTCGACGAGGGGGGTTTGCCGTCACTGCTTTCTTTACCAACGTGTAGCCTCTTTTCCGGATTTGATAACATTGCTGCTACCATAGTCCGTCATATTCTTGAAGATCCCCAGACACTTCAGCAAGCAATGGAAACTGAGATACGCCATAGCTTAGTGGCCGCAACAAATAGGCATTCAAATGGAAGGCTCACTCCACGCAATTTTCTGCTAAATTTAGCTTCTGTCATCTCTAGGGATCCAGTGGTGTTTATGCAAGCTTCGCAGTCCACTTGTCAAATTGAGATGGTTGGTGATAGACCATATGTTGTGTTACTGAAAGATCGTGAGAAAGACAAGtccaaggagaaagaaaagcgtCAATCTGCTGATGGGAAACCTGTTTCATGCGATATTAACACTCAGACTCCTGGCAGTGGCAGTGCTAAGGGCTTGGATTCAAGTATCAAAAGTGCCAAAGTTCATCGGAAATCTCCTCAGAGTTTTACAAGCGTGATTGAACTTCTTTTGGATTCTGTAATCACCTATGTACCATCTCCGCAAAATGACAGTTCAGGTGATGGGTTGTCTGGTGCCCCAACATTATCAGAAATGGACATTGATGACACCGCGGATAAAGGGAAAGGAAAGGCAATTGAGACAGTACCTGAAAATAATGAGACCAGTGGCCAAGAAGCTTCTGCATCTCTTGCAAAGACAGTTTTTGTTCTGAAGTTGTTGACCGAGATACTTTTGACATACTCCTCTTCCGTGCCTATTCTTCTTCGAAGAGATGCCGAGATCAGTAACTGCAGAGGTCCTCCTCTAATGGGCCCTCCTGAAATTTGCTGTGGAGGAATATTTCATCATATTCTTCACAAGTTTCTTCCTTACGCTGGAAGccacaagaaggaaaagaaagttgACGGCGACTGGAGGCAGAAACTAGCAACCAGGGCTGGCCAGTTTTTGGTTGCCTCTTGCATACGCTCAACAGAGGGGAGGAAGAGGGTTTTCACGGATGTCGATAACGTGTTTATTGAGTTTGTAGAATCATCTATTGGTTTCAGGCCTCCTGATTGCTATATTCAAGCATATACTGATCTACTCAATGATATCCTAGCTGCTCGCTCTCCTATGGGTTCATATATTTCAGCTGAAGCCTCAGCAACATACATAGAAGTTGGACTAGTGAAATCGATGACTAAAGCTCTTCGTGTCTTGGACCTTGATCATGCTGATTCGTCTAAGGTTGTCACCGGGATGGTTAAGGCTCTTGAGTTGGTGACAAAGGAACATGTTCACGCTTCTGACTCCACAAAGGGTGAGAACTCAGAAAAGCCTGCTGATGAGAACCAAATCGAACGAACCGAAGCTGGTGTTGATAGGTTCCAACCATCAGAGACTGCTGATCATAACGAAATTGTATCTGATCATGTCGGGCCTTTCAATGCAGTACAGACATCTGTCAGCTCAGAATTTGTCACAGATGATATGGAAAATGATGGGGATCTTGATGGAGGTTTCGGTCCAGGAGCCGAAGATGACTTCATGCATGAATCTGAAGAAACTGGCATTCTTGAGAATGGAATGGAAACTGTAGGAATAAGATTTGACATCCAACGGAATGGGCAAAACGACCttgctgatgaagaagaagatgatgatgatgatgatgagatgtCAGAGGATGATGAGGGAGATGAagttgacgaagatgatgatgaagatgacgatgatgatgaggaaCATCATGACCTTGATGAAGATGAAGTTCATCACATGTCGCATCCTGACACAGATCAGGAAGATCAAGAAATTGACGaggatgaatttgatgaagatgTGATGGAGGAagaggatgaggatgaggatgaggagGATGACGAAGATGGTGTAATTCTCAGATTGGAGGAGGGTATAAATGGGATAAATGTTTTTGACCATATCGAGGTTTTTGGTAGGGAAAATAATTTCCCCAATGACGCTCTGCATGTGATGCCTGTTGAAGTTTTTGGTTCTAGACGCCAAGGGCGGACGACATCGATTTACAATCTTCTAGGAAGAAGTGTTGATAATGGAGCACCTTCTCAACATCCTCTCCTGACTGAACCTTCTTCTTCATTGCATCCATCTCCGTTCAGACAATCGG GTGATATTATCTTATCAGATAGGAATTTGGAGAATGCTTCATCCCGGCTGGATACTATTTTCCGGTCACTGAGGAGTGGTGGCCGGCATGGACATCGTTTCAATATGTGGGTAGAGGATAGCCAACAACGAGGTGGTTCCAGTGCACCTGTTATACCACAAGGTCTTGAGGAGCTGCTTGTTTCCCAGTTGAGAAGACCAACTCCTGAAAAACCTTCTGAAAATACAAATGGCATGGATATCCAAGCTGAAGGGGAGGGAGCTCAGTTAGAACAACCAGAAACAGGAGTAACGGTAGGGCCACCTGTTGAAAGCAATGGAGAAACTTCTATCCCAGCATCCGGTTCTGAGTTGGTTGAAGCTGAAAACAGTAATGTTGCTCCAGAAGCCAATGAATTTCTTCAAGGAGCAGATGCATCATCAGCGCATGCTCAAGCTGTTGACATGCAGTATGAACGCAATGAAACTGTTGTGCGGGATGTTGAAGCGGTAAGCCAAGAGAGCGGTGAAAGTGGAGCAACCTTAGGGGAAAGTCTCCGTAGCCTTGAAGTGGAAATTGGAAGTGCTGATGGCCATGATGATGGAGGAGAAAGACAAGGATCTACAGATAGATTGCCGTTGGGTGATCTTCAGCCAGCACGGCCAAGAAGAGCAAATCCATTAACAAATCCCATGCCACCTAGTAGCAGAGATGCTTCACTTCACAGCGTTAGTGAAGTTTCTGAAAATCCTGATCAAGGAGCAGATCAAAGTGTTCTAGCTAGCGACCAGCAGATTGACAGGGCAGTTGATTCCAGTTCAATTGATCCTGCATTCCTGGATGCACTACCAGAGGAGTTGCGTGCTGAAGTACTGTCTGCTCAACAAGGTCAAGTGGCACAACCTTCGAATGCTCAACCTGAGAATGCAAATGATATAGATCCTGAATTCCTAGCAGCCCTCCCTCCAGATATCCGTGCAGAGGTTTTAGCACAGCAGCAAGCTCAGAGATTGCACCAATCCCAGGAACTGGAAGGGCAACCTGTTGAAATGGATACCGTTTCCATTATAGCCACATTTCCTGCTGAATTAAGAGAAGAG GTGCTATTGACATCATCTGATGCTGTTCTTGCCAATCTAACCCCTGCCCTTGTTGCGGAGGCAACTATGTTACGAGAAAGAGTGGCACATCGTTACCATAGTCGTACCCTTTTTGGTATGTATCCTAGAAACCGCAGAGGAGAATCTTCTAGGCGGGGTGATGCTCTTGGGTCGAGTGTGGACAGAGCTGGTGGGAACCTCGCTTCCCGCAGATCCGTAGGTGGGAAATTAATCGAAGCTGAAGGGGCACCTTTAGTTGACACAGAAGCTTTGAAGGCATTGATACGGTTGCTTCGTATTGTCCAG CCCATCTATAAAGGTCAGTTGCAGAAGCTTCTTTTGAACCTATGTGCTCATCATGAGACTAGAGCTGGTTTGGTGCAAATTCTGATGGATATGCTGATGCTTGATACACGCAAGCCTGTCCATCAATTAAGTGATGGGTCAGAGCCCTCATATAGGCTGTATTCTTGCCAGAGTTATGTTATGTACTCCCGCCCTCAATTTTTAGATG GAGTTCCTCCCTTGGTGTCCCGACGTATTCTTGAAACTCTCACCTACTTGGCTCGAAATCATCCAAATGTGGCAAAGCTTTTGCTCCAGCTCGAGCTGCCTCGTTCTCCTGCAAGAGAGTTGCATGGATCTGATCAGGGGCGTGGCAAAGCTGTGATGGTTATGGAAGATGATGATAAGCAGCATCAGGAAGGGGATGCGTCGATTGTCTTGCTTTTGAGTTTGTTGAATCTTCCACTTTATTTGAGGAGCATTGCTCATCTAGAACAA ttGCTAAATTTATTGGAAGTTGTCATTGATAATGCTGAAAGTAGCTCCAACACGTCTAATACGACAGAAGTATCCCCTACTGAGCAACCGTCTGGCCCTGAAATAGCGGCTTCTGATGTGGGGTTAAATTCTGATGTGGGTGCCTCTTCTAATGATGCTATGCCAACCAAAAGTGAAACCTCTAAACCTTCCACATCTTCTCATGCAAATAAAGAATGTGACGTTCACTCTGTACTACTTGGCCTACCACAAGCTGAACTTAGGCTTTTATGCTCTTTGCTTGCACGTGAAGG TTTATCAGACAATGCTTATGCTCTTGTCAGTGAGGTTTTAAAGAAGTTGGTGGCTATTGCTCCAACTTATTGCCATTTATTTATCAGAGAGTTAGCAACTTCAGTGGAAAACCTTTCTAGATCTGCCATTGGTGAATTGCAAGTATTTGGAGAAGCAGAAAAGGCACTGCTTAGCTCAACTTCCAATGATGGTACTGCAATTCTGAGGGTTCTACAAGCACTAAGCTCTCTTGTTGCATGCTtgcaagagaaggagaaagatccTGAAGGAAAAGATCAGACTGATACTCAAACTCAGGTGCGGGGGATAAATTCAGTTTTGGATCCCTTATGGTTGGAGTTAAGCACATGCATAAGCAAGATAGAGAGCTACTCGGATGCTGTTCCTGATTTATTCCCTGCATCCAGAAGCTTATCACCCACGACAGCAAGTGCAGTATCCCCACTTCCTGCGGGTACTCAAAATGTGTTGCCATATATTGAATCATTCTTTGTAACATGTGAGAAGTTAGATCCTTTACAAGCAGGAGCCAGTAATGACCTCTCTGCTGCTGGGACTTCTGAAACTGAAGAGGCCACAACTTCCTCCGGACAGCAGAGGACAACTTCGGCTTCCAATGCAAAAGGTGATGAGAAAAATGCTGTATTTGTGAAGTTCTCAGAAAAGCATAGGAAGCTGTTGAATGCTTTTATAAGACAAAACCCTGGGCTGCTCGAAAAGTCATTCTCTCTGATGTTGAAGGTGCCGCGTTTTATCGACTTCGACAACAAGCGGTCTCACTTCAGATCAAAAATAAAGCACCAGCATGACCATCATCATAGTCCATTGAGAATTTCAGTCAGAAGAGCTTACATTCTCGAAGATTCATATAACCAGCTGCGCATGCGTTCCACCCAAGATCTAAAGGGGAGGTTGACTGTTCATTTCCAGGGAGAGGAAGGAATTGATGCTGGTGGACTTACAAGGGAATGGTATCAGTTGTTGTCAAGGGTTATTTTTGACAAGGGGGCGCTACTTTTTACAACAGTTGGTAATGAGTCAACATTTCAGCCGAATCCCAACTCTGTTTACCAGACAGAACATCTTTCATACTTCAAGTTTGTTGGCCGAGTG GTTGGGAAAGCTCTGTTCGACGGGCAGCTTCTTGATGTTCACTTCACTCGATCATTCTATAAGCATATCTTAGGGGTGAAAGTGACCTATCATGACATTGAGGCTATAGATCCTGATTACTTCAAAAATTTAAAATGGATGCTTGAG AATGACATTAGTGATGTGCTAGACCTAACTTTCAGCATGGACGCCGACGAGGAGAAGCTGATATTATATGAGAGGGCCGAG GTCACTGATTATGAACTGATTCCTGGTGGGCGGAATATTCGTGTTACTGAGGAGAACAAGCATGAATATGTGGATCTTGTTGCTGAGCATCGGTTGACAACTGCTATTCGTCCCCAGATTAATGCATTTTTGGAAGGTTTTAATGAGTTGATCTCACGGGAGTTGATATCTATTTTCAATGACAAGGAGCTGGAGTTGTTGATTAGCGGGCTTCCAGACATCGACT TGGACGACATGAGAGCGAATACCGAGTATGCTGGCTACAGCTCTGCTTCACCCATTATCCAATGGTTTTGGGAGGTGGCTCAAGGTTTTAGCAAGGAGGATAAAGCTCGTCTCTTGCAGTTTGTGACTGGCACATCAAAG GTACCTTTGGAAGGTTTTAGCGCACTCCAGGGAATTTCAGGCTCGCAGAGGTTTCAGATTCACAAGGCCTATGGCAGCGCTGATCACCTGCCTTCTGCTCATACATG TTTCAACCAGTTGGACCTACCTGAGTATCCCTCTAAACAGCATTTAGAGGAGAGACTGCTGCTGGCTATTCATGAAGCCAATGAAGGATTTGGTTTTGGTTGA